One stretch of Zingiber officinale cultivar Zhangliang chromosome 6B, Zo_v1.1, whole genome shotgun sequence DNA includes these proteins:
- the LOC121992202 gene encoding uncharacterized protein LOC121992202 isoform X2 has product MSSFCSTLLPRSHCPTRTPPLFTLPLLLEFLRSAPSAKRKMANPFLLFLPIASCFLQIWTSDVLFYESFDEPFDGRWIVSRKGDYGERVYEPVKAQKIHVVREMKIQRNIMTTSKDRQDPTTTTVRVNLLKELREILHQTGGWHRKPSHDDVAVPPFAEWDENDPASGEKYTGIFKLIAENRRTPGTPYQPPEPNIQPETTTEAQGIEVCMIPSADRIKEAE; this is encoded by the exons ATGTCATCTTTTTGCTCCACCCTACTTCCGCGCTCTCATTGTCCAACCCGCACCCCTCCACTCTTCACTCTCCCTCTTTTGTTAGAGTTCCTGCGATCCGCTCCTTCGGCTAAGCGCAAGATGGCCAAccccttcctcctcttcttgccgaTCGCGTCTTGTTTTCTACAGATTTGGACATCGGATGTG CTATTCTACGAGTCGTTTGATGAACCTTTTGATGGTCGGTGGATCGTCTCAAGGAAGGGGGACTATGGAG AACGAGTGTATGAACCAGTAAAAGCTCAAAAAATCCATGTCGTCAGAGAAATGAAGATCCAGAGAAATATAATGACGACAAGCAAAGATCGACAAGATCCAACGACAACAACCGTGAGAGTAAACCTGCTGAAAGAGCTGCGAGAAATCCTACATCAGACAGGAGGTTGGCATCGGAAG CCTTCTCATGATGATGTAGCAGTGCCACCTTTTGCTGAGTGGGATGAGAATGATCCGGCGTCCGGTGAGAAGTATACTGGCATCTTCAAGTTGATAGCTGAAAATCGAAGAACTCCAGGAACCCCATATCAGCCACCGGAGCCAAACATTCAACCGGAAACTACTACAGAAGCTCAG GGGATTGAAGTATGTATGATTCCATCTGCTGATAGG ATCAAAGAAGCTGAGTAA
- the LOC121992202 gene encoding uncharacterized protein LOC121992202 isoform X3, which yields MSSFCSTLLPRSHCPTRTPPLFTLPLLLEFLRSAPSAKRKMANPFLLFLPIASCFLQIWTSDVLFYESFDEPFDGRWIVSRKGDYGERVYEPVKAQKIHVVREMKIQRNIMTTSKDRQDPTTTTVRVNLLKELREILHQTGGWHRKPSHDDVAVPPFAEWDENDPASGEKYTGIFKLIAENRRTPGTPYQPPEPNIQPETTTEAQLLLYRGLKYV from the exons ATGTCATCTTTTTGCTCCACCCTACTTCCGCGCTCTCATTGTCCAACCCGCACCCCTCCACTCTTCACTCTCCCTCTTTTGTTAGAGTTCCTGCGATCCGCTCCTTCGGCTAAGCGCAAGATGGCCAAccccttcctcctcttcttgccgaTCGCGTCTTGTTTTCTACAGATTTGGACATCGGATGTG CTATTCTACGAGTCGTTTGATGAACCTTTTGATGGTCGGTGGATCGTCTCAAGGAAGGGGGACTATGGAG AACGAGTGTATGAACCAGTAAAAGCTCAAAAAATCCATGTCGTCAGAGAAATGAAGATCCAGAGAAATATAATGACGACAAGCAAAGATCGACAAGATCCAACGACAACAACCGTGAGAGTAAACCTGCTGAAAGAGCTGCGAGAAATCCTACATCAGACAGGAGGTTGGCATCGGAAG CCTTCTCATGATGATGTAGCAGTGCCACCTTTTGCTGAGTGGGATGAGAATGATCCGGCGTCCGGTGAGAAGTATACTGGCATCTTCAAGTTGATAGCTGAAAATCGAAGAACTCCAGGAACCCCATATCAGCCACCGGAGCCAAACATTCAACCGGAAACTACTACAGAAGCTCAG TTGTTATTGTACAGGGGATTGAAGTATGTATGA
- the LOC121992202 gene encoding uncharacterized protein LOC121992202 isoform X1, producing the protein MSSFCSTLLPRSHCPTRTPPLFTLPLLLEFLRSAPSAKRKMANPFLLFLPIASCFLQIWTSDVLFYESFDEPFDGRWIVSRKGDYGERVYEPVKAQKIHVVREMKIQRNIMTTSKDRQDPTTTTVRVNLLKELREILHQTGGWHRKPSHDDVAVPPFAEWDENDPASGEKYTGIFKLIAENRRTPGTPYQPPEPNIQPETTTEAQVITTSYFLNKLMQRLVYNHICSRDYDLYNEKSQMQQLDVLQ; encoded by the exons ATGTCATCTTTTTGCTCCACCCTACTTCCGCGCTCTCATTGTCCAACCCGCACCCCTCCACTCTTCACTCTCCCTCTTTTGTTAGAGTTCCTGCGATCCGCTCCTTCGGCTAAGCGCAAGATGGCCAAccccttcctcctcttcttgccgaTCGCGTCTTGTTTTCTACAGATTTGGACATCGGATGTG CTATTCTACGAGTCGTTTGATGAACCTTTTGATGGTCGGTGGATCGTCTCAAGGAAGGGGGACTATGGAG AACGAGTGTATGAACCAGTAAAAGCTCAAAAAATCCATGTCGTCAGAGAAATGAAGATCCAGAGAAATATAATGACGACAAGCAAAGATCGACAAGATCCAACGACAACAACCGTGAGAGTAAACCTGCTGAAAGAGCTGCGAGAAATCCTACATCAGACAGGAGGTTGGCATCGGAAG CCTTCTCATGATGATGTAGCAGTGCCACCTTTTGCTGAGTGGGATGAGAATGATCCGGCGTCCGGTGAGAAGTATACTGGCATCTTCAAGTTGATAGCTGAAAATCGAAGAACTCCAGGAACCCCATATCAGCCACCGGAGCCAAACATTCAACCGGAAACTACTACAGAAGCTCAGGTAATCACCACATCATATTTCCTTAACAAGTTGATGCAGAGACTAGTTTACAATCATATTTGTAGTAGAGACTACGATCTTTACAATGAGAAATCTCAAATGCAGCAGCTAGATGTGCTGCAGTAA